One window of Oncorhynchus kisutch isolate 150728-3 linkage group LG25, Okis_V2, whole genome shotgun sequence genomic DNA carries:
- the LOC109889436 gene encoding uncharacterized protein LOC109889436: protein MAAEILDRERGNLVKRLNEANIKRLVDILFSQNVINQFEKETIMETHGRADKARVLVDITYAKGERASELMITQLKVVDLMLYNDIFLKMDSMDCMDGSPVFNMR from the exons CCGAAATATTGGACAGGGAAAGGGGGAACCTTGTGAAGAGATTAAACGAGGCCAACATCAAACGTCTAGTAGATATACTCTTTAGCCAAAACGTGATCAATCAATTTGAGAAGGAAACCATAATGGAGACACATGGGCGGGCAGATAAAGCACGCGTCCTTGTGGACATTACCTATGCCAAAGGTGAACGTGCGTCTGAGCTCATGATCACCCAACTAAAGGTTGTTGACCTCATGCTGTACAATGACATCTTTTTAAAAATGGATTCCATGGATTGCATGGATGGATCTCCAG TTTTCAACATGAGATGA